Proteins from a genomic interval of Haemorhous mexicanus isolate bHaeMex1 chromosome Z, bHaeMex1.pri, whole genome shotgun sequence:
- the LOC132322456 gene encoding serine/threonine-protein kinase PAK 3-like, with the protein MIGQVCAAVCTVFSLAYSAYYVTQLTRHLTRGWRRACPLGSTAGSAAPLAPSVTEEEAEEEQRNIKPPAVVPPQPERAEPLNTRSAIQPGAAGAAWPAAASWPPAAGTSSSGAAQQPETREEQGPKTLRSIVSVGQPMSKYTAFEELGRGGFGAVYKALDISSGQQVAIKMMSLGEEMSEELAAIEILAMRDNRHRNIVSYFDSYLVDAELWLAMEFMDGGTLFDVLRAVYLEEGQIGAVCRECLQGLHFLHCRQVIHRDIKSGNVLVGMDGSVKLADFGLCAQLSPERSKRSSRVGTPSWMAPEVVRGEAYGPKVDIWSLGIMGLEMVEGEAPYQREARLRVFELIERNGTPKLQNPKHHSALLRDFLRCCLQADEDRRWSAQELLQHPFVTSGHPASSLAALITSANQVQEDWRGDACA; encoded by the exons ATGATCGGGCAAGTCTGTGCCGCGGTTTGCACTGTCTTTTCTCTTGCCTATTCTGCCTACTACGTGACCCAGCTGACTC GTCACCTGACACGCGGATGGAGACGAGCCTGTCCTTTG GGCTCAACAGCAGGGTCAGCGGCTCCTCTGGCTCCCTCTGTTACTGAGGAAGAGGCTGAAGAGGAGCAAAGGAACATCAAGCCTCCAGCTGTTGTCCCTCCACAGCCTGAACGTGCAGAGCCA CTCAACACCCGCTCTGCAATTCAGCCTGGTGCCGCCGGAGCAGCatggcctgcagcagccagctggccCCCCGCTGCTGGCACTTCATCCAGCGGCGCAGCCCAGCAGCCCGAGACgagagaggagcagggcccGAAGACACTGA GGAGCATTGTGAGTGTGGGCCAGCCAATGAGCAAATACACGGCCTTTGAAGAACTCGGACGAGG gGGGTTTGGAGCTGTTTATAAAGCCCTTGACATCAGCAGCGGACAACAG GTGGCCATCAAGATGATGTCGCTTGGGGAGGAGATGTCCGAGGAGCTGGCTGCCATTGAAATCCTGGCCATGAGGGACAACAGGCATCGCAATATCGTCTCCTACTTTGACAG ctACCTGGTGGATGCAGAGCTTTGGCTGGCCATGGAGTTCATGGACGGCGGCACCTTGTTTGATGTGCTCCGGGCAGTGTACCTGGAGGAAGGACAGATAGGCGCTGTCTGTCGGGAG tgcctgcaagGACTGCATTTCCTTCATTGCCGCCAAGTCAtccacagagacatcaaaaGCGGCAACGTTCTTGTGGGCATGGATGGATCCGTCAAGTTGG CTGACTTTGGCCTCTGCGCTCAGCTCAGTCCTGAGCGCAGCAAGCGCAGCTCCCGCGTCGGCACTCCCAGCTGGATGGCACCGGAGGTGGTGAGAGGAGAAGCCTacggccccaaagtggacatcTGGTCCCTGGGGATCATGGGGCTGGAAATGGTGGAAGGGGAAGCTCCTTACCAGCGGGAAGCCCGTCTCAGG GTTTTTGAACTGATAGAAAGgaatgggaccccaaaactgcagaACCCCAAGCACCACTCGGCTCTCCTGCGCGACTTTCTCcgctgctgcctgcaggcagacGAGGACAGGCGCTGGTCTGCCCAGGAACTCCTGCAG CATCCCTTTGTGACCTCAGGCCatcctgcctccagcctggctgctctgatCACCTCAGCCAACCAAGTGCAGGAAGATTGGAGAGGAGACGCCTGCGCCTGA